The Rhododendron vialii isolate Sample 1 chromosome 6a, ASM3025357v1 genome includes a window with the following:
- the LOC131330834 gene encoding probable serine/threonine-protein kinase PBL21 isoform X4, which translates to MGNCWPSPVVNRSPGTTKHCNPVPNHAARTEQSKSTENGASLPLPPPEEEGGSVAEEEVPPSGRFVTPNLRMYKYAELETATRNFGPDMVLGEGGFGMVFMGWVDEKTHAPSKAGVGVPVAVKKSNPESSQGLKEWQAEVKFLGKFSHPNLVKLLGYCWEDSQYLLIYEYMQKGSLESHLFRNVEPDKESLSWSTRMKIAVGAARGLEYLHCKANPPVIYRDLKSANILLDENFNPKLSDFGIAKLGPVGDNTHVSTRVMGTYGYFAPEYAMSGKLTLKSDIYSFGVVLLELITGRKAIDSTQKLGEQYLLVWARPFLKDKRKFVQLVDPSLQGRFPLRGLHHAVAIAAMCLQEHAHFRPLIGDIVVALEYLASQSQNEPPSGVARSRVKFDNK; encoded by the exons atgggGAACTGCTGGCCATCTCCGGTAGTCAATCGTAGCCCAGGCACCACCAAACATTGCAACCCAG TGCCCAATCATGCAGCGAGGACAGAGCAGAGCAAGAGCACCGAAAACGGGGCATCGTTGCCCCTGCCGCCGCCCGAGGAGGAAGGAGGGAGCGTGGCGGAGGAGGAAGTGCCTCCAAGCGGAAGGTTTGTGACGCCCAACTTGAGAATGTACAAGTATGCTGAATTGGAGACAGCAACTAGAAATTTTGGGCCCGACATGGTGTTGGGGGAAGGAGGGTTCGGAATGGTTTTTATGGGCTGGGTGGACGAGAAAACCCACGCGCCGTCGAAGGCCGGTGTCGGAGTGCCGGTCGCCGTGAAGAAATCCAATCCTGAGAGCTCCCAAGGACTTAAAGAGTGGCAG GCGGAGGTCAAATTCTTGGGTAAATTTAGCCATCCAAATCTAGTTAAGCTATTGGGTTACTGTTGGGAAGACAGCCAATATCTCCTTATCTATGAATACATGCAGAAAGGCAGTTTAGAAAGTCACCTTTTCCGAA ATGTTGAACCTGATAAAGAGTCATTGAGTTGGAGCACAAGAATGAAGATTGCTGTTGGAGCTGCGCGGGGCCTTGAGTACCTCCATTGTAAAGCAAATCCACCAGTTATCTACCGTGACTTGAAATCTGCAAACATTTTATTGGACGAAAACTTCAATCCTAAGCTCTCAGATTTTGGAATTGCTAAACTGGGTCCTGTGGGTGACAATACTCATGTCTCAACCAGAGTAATGGGAACATATGGATACTTTGCCCCGGAATATGCCATGAGTGGCAAACTAACTCTAAAATCGGATATCTATAgctttggtgtcgttttgttgGAGCTGATCACTGGGCGTAAGGCGATTGACTCCACTCAAAAGCTGGGAGAGCAGTACCTCCTAGTTTGG GCTCGTCCTTTCTTAAAAGACAAGAGGAAGTTCGTTCAGCTGGTTGATCCCTCCCTGCAAGGACGCTTCCCTCTCCGTGGTTTGCACCACGCAGTTGCCATTGCAGCAATGTGTCTCCAGGAGCATGCACATTTCCGCCCCCTCATCGGTGACATTGTTGTAGCACTCGAGTACTTGGCCTCTCAATCGCAGAATGAGCCGCCGAGTGGTGTGGCCCGATCGAGGGTCAAATTCGATAATAAATGA
- the LOC131330834 gene encoding probable serine/threonine-protein kinase PBL21 isoform X5, with protein MGNCWPSPVVNRSPGTTKHCNPARTEQSKSTENGASLPLPPPEEEGGSVAEEEVPPSGRFVTPNLRMYKYAELETATRNFGPDMVLGEGGFGMVFMGWVDEKTHAPSKAGVGVPVAVKKSNPESSQGLKEWQAEVKFLGKFSHPNLVKLLGYCWEDSQYLLIYEYMQKGSLESHLFRNVEPDKESLSWSTRMKIAVGAARGLEYLHCKANPPVIYRDLKSANILLDENFNPKLSDFGIAKLGPVGDNTHVSTRVMGTYGYFAPEYAMSGKLTLKSDIYSFGVVLLELITGRKAIDSTQKLGEQYLLVWARPFLKDKRKFVQLVDPSLQGRFPLRGLHHAVAIAAMCLQEHAHFRPLIGDIVVALEYLASQSQNEPPSGVARSRVKFDNK; from the exons atgggGAACTGCTGGCCATCTCCGGTAGTCAATCGTAGCCCAGGCACCACCAAACATTGCAACCCAG CGAGGACAGAGCAGAGCAAGAGCACCGAAAACGGGGCATCGTTGCCCCTGCCGCCGCCCGAGGAGGAAGGAGGGAGCGTGGCGGAGGAGGAAGTGCCTCCAAGCGGAAGGTTTGTGACGCCCAACTTGAGAATGTACAAGTATGCTGAATTGGAGACAGCAACTAGAAATTTTGGGCCCGACATGGTGTTGGGGGAAGGAGGGTTCGGAATGGTTTTTATGGGCTGGGTGGACGAGAAAACCCACGCGCCGTCGAAGGCCGGTGTCGGAGTGCCGGTCGCCGTGAAGAAATCCAATCCTGAGAGCTCCCAAGGACTTAAAGAGTGGCAG GCGGAGGTCAAATTCTTGGGTAAATTTAGCCATCCAAATCTAGTTAAGCTATTGGGTTACTGTTGGGAAGACAGCCAATATCTCCTTATCTATGAATACATGCAGAAAGGCAGTTTAGAAAGTCACCTTTTCCGAA ATGTTGAACCTGATAAAGAGTCATTGAGTTGGAGCACAAGAATGAAGATTGCTGTTGGAGCTGCGCGGGGCCTTGAGTACCTCCATTGTAAAGCAAATCCACCAGTTATCTACCGTGACTTGAAATCTGCAAACATTTTATTGGACGAAAACTTCAATCCTAAGCTCTCAGATTTTGGAATTGCTAAACTGGGTCCTGTGGGTGACAATACTCATGTCTCAACCAGAGTAATGGGAACATATGGATACTTTGCCCCGGAATATGCCATGAGTGGCAAACTAACTCTAAAATCGGATATCTATAgctttggtgtcgttttgttgGAGCTGATCACTGGGCGTAAGGCGATTGACTCCACTCAAAAGCTGGGAGAGCAGTACCTCCTAGTTTGG GCTCGTCCTTTCTTAAAAGACAAGAGGAAGTTCGTTCAGCTGGTTGATCCCTCCCTGCAAGGACGCTTCCCTCTCCGTGGTTTGCACCACGCAGTTGCCATTGCAGCAATGTGTCTCCAGGAGCATGCACATTTCCGCCCCCTCATCGGTGACATTGTTGTAGCACTCGAGTACTTGGCCTCTCAATCGCAGAATGAGCCGCCGAGTGGTGTGGCCCGATCGAGGGTCAAATTCGATAATAAATGA
- the LOC131330834 gene encoding probable serine/threonine-protein kinase PBL21 isoform X3 yields the protein MGNCWPSPVVNRSPGTTKHCNPVVPNHAARTEQSKSTENGASLPLPPPEEEGGSVAEEEVPPSGRFVTPNLRMYKYAELETATRNFGPDMVLGEGGFGMVFMGWVDEKTHAPSKAGVGVPVAVKKSNPESSQGLKEWQAEVKFLGKFSHPNLVKLLGYCWEDSQYLLIYEYMQKGSLESHLFRNVEPDKESLSWSTRMKIAVGAARGLEYLHCKANPPVIYRDLKSANILLDENFNPKLSDFGIAKLGPVGDNTHVSTRVMGTYGYFAPEYAMSGKLTLKSDIYSFGVVLLELITGRKAIDSTQKLGEQYLLVWARPFLKDKRKFVQLVDPSLQGRFPLRGLHHAVAIAAMCLQEHAHFRPLIGDIVVALEYLASQSQNEPPSGVARSRVKFDNK from the exons atgggGAACTGCTGGCCATCTCCGGTAGTCAATCGTAGCCCAGGCACCACCAAACATTGCAACCCAG TAGTGCCCAATCATGCAGCGAGGACAGAGCAGAGCAAGAGCACCGAAAACGGGGCATCGTTGCCCCTGCCGCCGCCCGAGGAGGAAGGAGGGAGCGTGGCGGAGGAGGAAGTGCCTCCAAGCGGAAGGTTTGTGACGCCCAACTTGAGAATGTACAAGTATGCTGAATTGGAGACAGCAACTAGAAATTTTGGGCCCGACATGGTGTTGGGGGAAGGAGGGTTCGGAATGGTTTTTATGGGCTGGGTGGACGAGAAAACCCACGCGCCGTCGAAGGCCGGTGTCGGAGTGCCGGTCGCCGTGAAGAAATCCAATCCTGAGAGCTCCCAAGGACTTAAAGAGTGGCAG GCGGAGGTCAAATTCTTGGGTAAATTTAGCCATCCAAATCTAGTTAAGCTATTGGGTTACTGTTGGGAAGACAGCCAATATCTCCTTATCTATGAATACATGCAGAAAGGCAGTTTAGAAAGTCACCTTTTCCGAA ATGTTGAACCTGATAAAGAGTCATTGAGTTGGAGCACAAGAATGAAGATTGCTGTTGGAGCTGCGCGGGGCCTTGAGTACCTCCATTGTAAAGCAAATCCACCAGTTATCTACCGTGACTTGAAATCTGCAAACATTTTATTGGACGAAAACTTCAATCCTAAGCTCTCAGATTTTGGAATTGCTAAACTGGGTCCTGTGGGTGACAATACTCATGTCTCAACCAGAGTAATGGGAACATATGGATACTTTGCCCCGGAATATGCCATGAGTGGCAAACTAACTCTAAAATCGGATATCTATAgctttggtgtcgttttgttgGAGCTGATCACTGGGCGTAAGGCGATTGACTCCACTCAAAAGCTGGGAGAGCAGTACCTCCTAGTTTGG GCTCGTCCTTTCTTAAAAGACAAGAGGAAGTTCGTTCAGCTGGTTGATCCCTCCCTGCAAGGACGCTTCCCTCTCCGTGGTTTGCACCACGCAGTTGCCATTGCAGCAATGTGTCTCCAGGAGCATGCACATTTCCGCCCCCTCATCGGTGACATTGTTGTAGCACTCGAGTACTTGGCCTCTCAATCGCAGAATGAGCCGCCGAGTGGTGTGGCCCGATCGAGGGTCAAATTCGATAATAAATGA